In the bacterium genome, one interval contains:
- a CDS encoding ribonuclease J: MNDLVLSAAPARQPASNRAPRRSGRRRPARRPQTKSAPQTKSAPAARGGGGTALRIIPIGGCDEVGQNMTIFEYGDDIIIVDMGVMFPEEDQPGVDFIIPNIGYLKGKEKRIRGVVITHAHFDHIGAISYLVPRLGNPTIYGTRLTNAMIKKRHEEFKIQPLNLQTIAPDAKIQLGVFTIEPFYESHNIPDSIGLIIHTPRGIVVHTGDFKVDLEPVGTTPGDLAKIARLSDKNVLALLCDSTSATKSGHQISESEISKTLDGIVRESNGRLIIGLFSTLIARIQQLIWIAEKYDRKVAIEGFSMRTNVEIARELKYMSFPKGIIVEARDLVKLPPEKQMILCTGSMGQERAALMRITNREHRLISIDPGDTIIFSSSVIPGTERSVQRLKDNLTRQGAEIIAYDHMDVHAGGHAQAEDLKLIIKLVNPRYHIPIHGHYFMLVAHGKIAQRAGIPKENVIIPENGGVIVFDDRGGRLTQERVPADRVMVDGLGVGDVSEVVLRDRKQLADDGMVVIVATISRKDGKLVTSPDIISRGFIYLKESKALIESVRKHVKQITIESGGSKAKSGPLEAYLRGKIRDDIGKLLYQKTERRPMILPVVIEV; encoded by the coding sequence ATGAACGACCTTGTCCTTTCCGCAGCACCCGCACGGCAGCCGGCTTCCAACCGCGCGCCGCGTCGCTCCGGACGCCGCCGCCCCGCACGACGACCTCAGACAAAATCTGCACCTCAGACAAAATCCGCACCCGCCGCACGAGGTGGTGGCGGCACCGCCCTCCGCATCATCCCCATTGGTGGTTGCGATGAAGTGGGGCAGAACATGACCATCTTTGAGTACGGTGATGACATCATCATCGTGGACATGGGTGTCATGTTCCCCGAGGAAGACCAGCCCGGCGTGGACTTCATCATCCCGAACATCGGTTACCTCAAGGGAAAGGAGAAGCGCATCCGTGGCGTCGTCATCACGCACGCGCACTTCGACCACATCGGCGCGATTAGCTACCTCGTGCCACGGCTTGGCAACCCGACGATCTACGGCACGCGACTGACGAACGCGATGATCAAGAAGCGGCACGAGGAATTCAAGATCCAGCCACTCAACCTCCAGACCATCGCGCCGGATGCAAAGATTCAACTCGGGGTATTCACCATCGAGCCGTTCTACGAGAGCCACAACATCCCGGACTCCATCGGCCTCATCATCCACACGCCGCGCGGCATCGTCGTGCACACGGGCGACTTCAAAGTGGACCTCGAGCCCGTAGGGACCACGCCGGGCGACCTCGCGAAGATTGCGCGGCTCTCCGACAAGAACGTCCTCGCATTGCTCTGCGACTCCACGTCCGCCACGAAATCCGGCCACCAAATCTCGGAGTCAGAGATTAGCAAAACGCTCGATGGCATCGTCCGCGAATCCAACGGCCGTCTCATCATCGGGCTCTTCTCCACGCTCATCGCACGCATCCAGCAGCTCATCTGGATCGCGGAAAAATACGACCGCAAGGTAGCGATAGAAGGATTCTCGATGCGGACGAACGTCGAGATCGCGCGCGAGCTCAAGTACATGAGCTTCCCGAAGGGCATCATCGTGGAAGCGCGCGACCTCGTGAAGCTTCCGCCGGAGAAGCAGATGATCCTCTGCACCGGCTCGATGGGCCAGGAACGCGCCGCGCTCATGCGGATCACGAACAGGGAGCACCGCCTGATCTCCATTGACCCGGGCGATACGATCATCTTCTCGTCGTCCGTCATCCCAGGCACGGAGCGGAGCGTCCAACGCCTCAAGGACAACCTCACGCGCCAGGGCGCAGAGATCATCGCGTACGACCACATGGACGTCCACGCGGGAGGCCACGCACAAGCCGAGGACCTCAAGCTCATCATCAAGCTCGTGAACCCGCGCTACCACATTCCCATCCACGGCCACTACTTCATGCTCGTGGCGCACGGGAAGATCGCGCAGCGCGCCGGCATCCCCAAGGAGAACGTCATCATTCCGGAAAACGGCGGTGTCATCGTGTTTGATGACCGCGGCGGTCGCTTGACCCAGGAGCGCGTGCCGGCAGATCGCGTCATGGTGGACGGCCTCGGCGTCGGCGATGTCTCCGAAGTCGTACTCCGCGATCGCAAGCAGCTCGCGGATGACGGCATGGTCGTCATCGTCGCCACGATCTCCCGCAAGGACGGTAAACTCGTGACAAGCCCGGACATCATCTCGCGCGGCTTCATCTACCTCAAGGAGTCCAAGGCCCTCATCGAATCCGTCCGCAAGCACGTCAAGCAAATCACCATCGAATCCGGCGGATCCAAAGCGAAGTCCGGCCCCCTCGAGGCCTACCTCCGTGGCAAGATTCGCGACGACATCGGCAAGCTCCTCTACCAGAAGACCGAACGGAGACCCATGATCCTGCCGGTGGTCATTGAGGTGTAG
- a CDS encoding peptide ABC transporter substrate-binding protein, protein MARTTLSGIRMRLRALRVPTLAKLTRLPSVLKGRERLTFITGVFVLILGGTLAVTGWYWGATTVVPAVGGTYIEGLLGAPRFVNPLFASANDVDRDIVQLVYAGLFRADASGAIVPELASGYTTSDDGTEITVELREDARWHDGALVTADDVLFTVRLLQHSDVASPLRGSFRGVEAVRIDDRTVRFTIERPLAIFLSALTVGLLPEHRWIDIPPAHLPLAELNLRPIGAGPYRFMGLTKDPQGMIRSYALNRYDGYHAGAAYLEHITFKFYEREDALQAAFATREVDGIGTLLPLREDVPKRSDAVVRTVQLPQTTAVFLNAKRSTALTEIRVREALSLVIDRTAFIAETLHGAGTPIGGPIIPGFATTANPPAPDAVDPDAAAALLDRAGWKRTETEETIALRTKQLLLELEIAKKKEGKKTAELSATDEERAKVTEQVQAEIAPEQPYYRLSSGQPLTIELVTPNAPELIGMAEFIRRAWQQIGVTVTLSVMPLDRVRGEVIPNREYDALLFSQILGPDPDPFPFWHSSQVRHPGLNLSYFSNKEIDKLLEDARAMFDHEERGRAYAEFQERLHAVRPAIFLVTPTLSYPMVDTVRGVELGQLTQPADRFATVTEWYTETERRWRTSD, encoded by the coding sequence ATGGCTCGCACCACGCTCTCCGGCATACGCATGCGCCTCCGCGCACTGCGCGTGCCGACGCTCGCCAAACTCACCCGCCTCCCCTCAGTCCTCAAAGGCCGTGAACGCCTCACGTTCATCACCGGTGTCTTTGTTCTCATCCTCGGTGGTACGCTCGCGGTCACCGGCTGGTACTGGGGTGCGACGACGGTCGTCCCCGCGGTCGGCGGGACGTACATCGAGGGCCTCCTCGGTGCACCACGATTCGTCAACCCGCTCTTCGCATCTGCGAACGATGTGGATCGGGACATCGTGCAGCTCGTCTACGCCGGTCTGTTCCGCGCGGATGCCTCCGGTGCCATCGTCCCGGAGCTCGCGTCTGGCTACACGACCTCGGACGACGGCACGGAGATTACCGTCGAACTCCGCGAGGACGCGCGGTGGCACGACGGTGCACTGGTCACCGCCGACGACGTGCTTTTCACCGTTCGCCTCCTCCAGCACTCCGATGTCGCGAGCCCGCTCCGTGGCAGCTTCCGCGGCGTGGAGGCGGTGCGTATTGATGATCGAACCGTGCGCTTCACCATCGAGCGTCCGCTCGCGATCTTCCTCTCCGCCCTCACCGTGGGACTCCTTCCGGAGCACCGCTGGATTGACATCCCGCCGGCGCACCTGCCGCTCGCCGAGCTCAATCTCCGACCGATCGGCGCGGGCCCCTACCGCTTCATGGGCCTCACGAAAGACCCGCAGGGCATGATCCGTTCGTACGCGCTCAACCGCTACGACGGCTACCACGCGGGGGCGGCGTACCTCGAGCACATCACGTTCAAGTTCTATGAGCGCGAGGATGCGCTCCAGGCCGCCTTCGCGACGCGCGAGGTGGACGGCATCGGGACCCTCCTCCCGCTCCGCGAAGACGTCCCGAAACGCTCCGATGCGGTCGTGCGCACGGTACAGCTCCCGCAGACAACGGCGGTGTTCCTCAATGCGAAGCGCAGCACGGCGCTCACGGAAATCCGCGTCCGCGAGGCACTCTCGCTCGTCATAGACCGCACTGCGTTCATCGCGGAGACGCTCCATGGTGCCGGCACGCCCATCGGCGGACCGATCATCCCGGGATTTGCGACGACCGCGAATCCGCCCGCGCCCGATGCAGTGGATCCCGATGCTGCAGCAGCACTCCTCGATCGCGCGGGATGGAAACGCACGGAGACGGAGGAAACCATCGCTCTCCGCACGAAGCAACTCCTCCTCGAGCTTGAGATTGCCAAGAAGAAGGAGGGAAAGAAAACCGCGGAGCTTTCCGCGACCGATGAGGAGCGTGCGAAGGTGACCGAACAGGTGCAAGCCGAAATCGCGCCAGAGCAACCGTACTACCGGCTCTCCTCCGGACAACCGCTCACCATCGAACTCGTCACCCCGAATGCACCGGAGCTCATCGGCATGGCGGAGTTTATCCGCAGGGCGTGGCAGCAAATCGGCGTGACAGTCACGCTCAGCGTCATGCCGCTCGACCGCGTGCGTGGCGAGGTCATCCCGAATCGTGAGTACGACGCACTCCTCTTCTCGCAGATTCTCGGCCCTGATCCGGACCCATTCCCGTTCTGGCACTCCTCGCAGGTGCGCCACCCGGGCCTCAACCTCTCGTACTTCTCGAATAAGGAGATCGACAAGCTCCTCGAGGATGCGCGGGCGATGTTCGACCACGAGGAGCGTGGGCGCGCGTATGCGGAGTTCCAGGAACGGCTGCACGCAGTCCGTCCGGCAATCTTCCTCGTCACGCCGACGCTCTCCTACCCCATGGTGGACACCGTGCGCGGAGTGGAGCTCGGTCAGCTCACGCAACCCGCAGATCGCTTTGCAACGGTGACGGAGTGGTACACTGAAACAGAACGCCGATGGCGAACGAGCGACTAG
- the secG gene encoding preprotein translocase subunit SecG, which produces MSILSIIQLISAILLVGAILLQQRGTGMGSAFGGNGASYRTLRGAERTLMVATIVLAVLFFGSALAQVIL; this is translated from the coding sequence ATGTCCATCCTCAGCATCATCCAGCTCATCTCGGCGATTCTCCTCGTCGGTGCCATCCTCCTCCAGCAGCGGGGCACCGGCATGGGATCGGCGTTCGGCGGCAACGGTGCCTCCTACCGGACGCTCCGCGGCGCGGAGCGCACGCTCATGGTCGCAACGATCGTCCTCGCGGTCCTCTTCTTTGGCTCCGCGCTCGCACAGGTGATCCTCTAA
- a CDS encoding DsbA family protein, which produces MDQHVLRKSWYRRPLGIAVIAYVVITGALGLWFAFAQRSDGTDGAFTKATNAYPQGATGIPPGVALYTAAHPSFGNAEDPKLVIVEFSDFQCPYCRQAYPVIREAMTMYQDRVLHVYRDFPVDELHPHARRAAAAARCANEQGKFWPYHDQLFLRQDAIDEAFLSTLAEQVGLDRIVFTQCLETGRYAGAVQQDVEDGLRLGVRGTPTWFFIPDGDITRAQKVEGAFSRDTLLRILERSL; this is translated from the coding sequence ATGGATCAGCACGTCCTGCGCAAGTCCTGGTACCGGCGACCCCTCGGCATTGCCGTGATCGCATACGTGGTTATCACCGGCGCGCTCGGGCTCTGGTTCGCGTTCGCGCAACGCTCCGACGGCACGGACGGTGCCTTCACCAAAGCGACGAACGCGTACCCGCAGGGCGCGACCGGCATCCCGCCCGGCGTCGCGCTCTACACCGCGGCGCACCCGTCTTTTGGCAATGCGGAAGACCCGAAGCTCGTCATCGTCGAGTTCAGCGACTTCCAGTGCCCATACTGTCGTCAGGCGTATCCCGTCATCCGAGAGGCCATGACGATGTATCAGGATCGCGTGCTCCACGTGTACCGCGACTTTCCGGTTGATGAGCTTCACCCGCATGCGCGGCGCGCAGCGGCGGCGGCGCGGTGCGCGAACGAGCAGGGGAAGTTCTGGCCGTACCACGATCAGCTCTTCCTCCGGCAGGATGCGATTGACGAGGCGTTCCTCTCCACACTCGCCGAGCAGGTTGGGTTGGATCGCATCGTGTTCACGCAGTGCCTCGAGACCGGACGGTACGCCGGCGCGGTGCAGCAGGACGTGGAGGACGGTCTTCGGCTCGGCGTGCGCGGCACACCGACGTGGTTCTTCATTCCCGATGGCGACATCACCCGCGCGCAGAAGGTGGAGGGCGCATTCTCGCGCGACACGTTGCTCAGGATTCTCGAGCGATCCCTCTAG